Proteins from one Carassius gibelio isolate Cgi1373 ecotype wild population from Czech Republic chromosome A25, carGib1.2-hapl.c, whole genome shotgun sequence genomic window:
- the LOC127946702 gene encoding transcription initiation factor TFIID subunit 4 isoform X2, which produces MAGVPDPLEDMLYSEVDEKAVSDLVGSLESQLGGQNKAVGPQGDTRRPSNTLNPHLGKLPPAQVGTTLEQQRQPERNQEGNSEENGPGRIPASSSVPSTSNLTNTSANSVAVAKRVQYHSSSPSTCSSDAAPTDSHANTNHIASAVRTVPARIQTVNGSSGTLNSSVIASAPASVNGIDIGSGVGNGKSDMSAPTSTNTAFVPAQPSSTLPHANMSLDSQANPTIALHRPPNTITSIVHNGGDPKVSGLPVQGTGLVPTSVAFTNTEPKPDLQNQIKAIVPNKLPGTPVGLRPSTPTQIIVSSSPVVTSLPVASTPSVLAKPATTALVGQPTTLLRPGTPIQGTATAVPPQRPGAPTTQLIVRPQQQTTIQLPPGFTIPPGMVLVRTEAGQLALVPQQVLAQAKAQNQNKGTLSPRPATPTAGTAFRVTTPVAQKTAVVTITSAQKPTTTVITAGARVQPAPQTVLKPSVSPQSPITTPAAAPANRAPVLSQEMQENVKKCRNFLATLIKLASHNSPSPETSRNVKALVQDLLDAKIEPEEFTNRLQTELKSSPQPYLIPFLKKSLPALRLTLLNSQQSLTQLSQTATTSTPLSVNTIKAPAPSTQPTTVSAIRPAAALASTTTMAVKRPGVQATPTRMPMVITQTVRAQGAFGTPLQVRSPMSVAVQAMANQKQKLNDPGGGTFRDDDDINDVASMAGVNLNEENARILATGSELVGTQIHSCKDEAFLPASLLHKRLLETAKKFGVTEMSMETVTLISHATQSRLRSMLEKVSAVAQHRADACKDEELYEQASDVRTQLKFFEQLEKIEKQRKDDEERELLMKAAKSRSRQEDPEQARLKQKAKEMQQQELAQMRQRDANLTALAAIGPRKKRKLDSPGASAGAEFPAGSSGSATGSTSSSTSSVRQTRQRVTRVNLRDLIFCLEQERTTARSMLLYKALLK; this is translated from the exons ATGGCGGGCGTCCCCGATCCACTGGAAGATATGCTCTACTCCGAAGTGGACGAAAAAGCCGTCAGTGACCTTGTAGGCTCGTTAGAATCGCAGTTGGGTGGACAAAACAAGGCGGTCGGTCCTCAAGGCGACACTAGGAGACCCTCAAACACGCTAAATCCACACTTGGGTAAACTGCCGCCCGCCCAAGTAGGAACAACACTGGAGCAGCAGCGACAGCCAGAGCGAAACCAGGAGGGAAACTCTGAAGAGAACGGTCCGGGTAGGATACCAGCGTCCAGCTCTGTCCCGTCCACCTCGAACCTGACTAACACCTCTGCGAATTCGGTTGCAGTCGCGAAACGGGTGCAATATCATTCATCAAGCCCATCAACTTGTTCAAGTGACGCAGCACCTACAGACTCTCACGCCAATACAAATCACATCGCGTCTGCTGTCCGGACGGTTCCCGCCAGAATACAGACTGTGAACGGAAGCAGTGGCACGTTAAACTCTTCTGTCATCGCTTCTGCTCCTGCTTCTGTGAACGGAATTGACATTGGTTCAGGTGTAGGTAATGGTAAAAGCGACATGTCTGCTCCTACTAGTACAAATACTGCTTTTGTGCCTGCTCAGCCCAGCAGCACACTGCCACATGCGAATATGTCACTAGATAGTCAAGCAAACCCCACCATTGCACTGCACAGGCCTCCTAACACCATCACAAGTATCGTACACAACGGAGGTGACCCCAAAGTCTCAGGATTGCCCGTGCAGGGTACCGGTCTTGTGCCCACATCTGTGGCATTCACAAACACAGAGCCCAAACCTGATCTTCAAAACCAGATTAAAGCCATCGTCCCGAACAAGCTTCCCGGGACTCCCGTAGGATTGCGCCCCAGCACTCCCACTCAGATTATAGTGTCGTCCAGTCCAGTGGTGACCTCACTTCCTGTGGCAAGCACACCCTCTGTCCTTGCAAAGCCAGCAACGACTGCTCTCGTAGGACAGCCTACGACCCTGTTGAGACCCGGTACCCCCATTCAGGGGACGGCGACTGCGGTGCCCCCACAGCGTCCAGGGGCTCCTACGACCCAGCTGATCGTCAGACCGCAGCAACAAACTACCATTCAGTTACCGCCGGGATTCACCATACCTCCAG GTATGGTGCTGGTACGCACGGAGGCTGGACAGCTGGCACTGGTTCCTCAGCAGGTCCTAGCCCAGGCCAAAGCTCAGAACCAAAATAAAGGCACCCTGTCACCGAGACCTGCTACACCCACCGCTGGAACGGCTTTCAGAGTCACTACACCTGTTGCCCAG AAGACAGCAGTGGTGACAATCACCTCGGCTCAGAAGCCCACCACCACAGTCATTACAGCAGGGGCCCGTGTGCAGCCTGCGCCGCAGACAGTCCTCAAGCCCTCCGTGTCCCCTCAGAGTCCCATCACCACCCCTGCTGCTGCCCCAGCTAACAGAGCCCCTGTCCTCTCTCAG GAAATGCAAGAGAATGTAAAGAAGTGCAGGAACTTCCTAGCGACGCTCATCAAACTGGCATCCCATAATTCCCCCTCGCCAGAAACATCTCGGAATGTGAAGGCACTAGTGCAGGATCTGCTG GACGCAAAAATTGAGCCTGAGGAGTTTACAAATCGCCTTCAGACGGAGTTGAAATCATCTCCTCAACCGTACCTGATCCCTTTTTTGAAG AAAAGCCTGCCTGCTCTGCGTCTGACTCTTCTGAATTCCCAGCAATCTTTAACTCAGCTGTCTCAGACTGCTACTACATCCACCCcactgtcggtgaacacaatTAAAGCTCCAGCGCCGAGCACACAGCCCACCACTGTATCTGCCATCAGACCAGCTGCTGCCCTGGCTTCCACTACAACCATG GCTGTTAAGAGGCCTGGGGTTCAGGCTACTCCGACACGGATGCCGATGGTGATTACACAGACAGTCCGTGCTCAAG GTGCTTTTGGGACACCCTTGCAAGTGAGGAGCCCCATGAGTGTGGCTGTTCAAGCCATGGCCAATCAGAAACAGAAGCTGAATGACCCCGGGGGTGGGACTTTCAG GGATGATGATGACATCAATGACGTGGCGTCCATGGCTGGTGTGAACCTGAATGAGGAGAACGCCCGTATCTTGGCCACAGGTTCAGAGCTGGTGGGCACCCAGATCCATTCCTGTAAGGACGAGGCCTTCCTTCCTGCCAGCCTGCTACACAAACGGCTCCTGGAGACTG CCAAGAAGTTCGGCGTGACAGAGATGTCAATGGAGACGGTCACTCTCATTTCTCACGCCACTCAGTCCAGGCTGCGCTCCATGCTGGAGAAAGTCTCGGCCGTTGCGCAACACCGCGCTGACGCCTGCAAA GATGAGGAGCTGTACGAGCAGGCATCAGATGTGCGGACCCAGCTGAAATTCTTTGAGCAGCTGGAGAAGATTGAGAAGCAGAGGAAAGATGATGAAGAACGGGAGCTGCTCATGAAAGCCGCAAAA AGTCGCTCGAGGCAGGAGGATCCCGAACAGGCTCGGCTTAAACAGAAAGCTAAAGAG ATGCAGCAGCAGGAACTCGCCCAGATGAGACAGCGGGATGCCAACCTCACAGCCCTAGCCGCCATCGGACCCCGCAAGAAACGCAAGCTTGACTCTCCTGGGGCCTCAGCAGGTGCAGAG TTTCCTGCAGGCTCCTCCGGATCAGCGACCGGTTCTACCTCATCCTCCACATCCTCAGTCCGGCAGACCCGGCAGCGCGTCACCCGGGTCAACCTCAGGGACTTGATCTTCTGCTTGGAGCAGGAGCGAACCACAGCCAGGTCCATGCTGCTCTACAAGGCCCTTCTGAAGTAG
- the LOC127946702 gene encoding transcription initiation factor TFIID subunit 4 isoform X1: MAGVPDPLEDMLYSEVDEKAVSDLVGSLESQLGGQNKAVGPQGDTRRPSNTLNPHLGKLPPAQVGTTLEQQRQPERNQEGNSEENGPGRIPASSSVPSTSNLTNTSANSVAVAKRVQYHSSSPSTCSSDAAPTDSHANTNHIASAVRTVPARIQTVNGSSGTLNSSVIASAPASVNGIDIGSGVGNGKSDMSAPTSTNTAFVPAQPSSTLPHANMSLDSQANPTIALHRPPNTITSIVHNGGDPKVSGLPVQGTGLVPTSVAFTNTEPKPDLQNQIKAIVPNKLPGTPVGLRPSTPTQIIVSSSPVVTSLPVASTPSVLAKPATTALVGQPTTLLRPGTPIQGTATAVPPQRPGAPTTQLIVRPQQQTTIQLPPGFTIPPGMVLVRTEAGQLALVPQQVLAQAKAQNQNKGTLSPRPATPTAGTAFRVTTPVAQQKTAVVTITSAQKPTTTVITAGARVQPAPQTVLKPSVSPQSPITTPAAAPANRAPVLSQEMQENVKKCRNFLATLIKLASHNSPSPETSRNVKALVQDLLDAKIEPEEFTNRLQTELKSSPQPYLIPFLKKSLPALRLTLLNSQQSLTQLSQTATTSTPLSVNTIKAPAPSTQPTTVSAIRPAAALASTTTMAVKRPGVQATPTRMPMVITQTVRAQGAFGTPLQVRSPMSVAVQAMANQKQKLNDPGGGTFRDDDDINDVASMAGVNLNEENARILATGSELVGTQIHSCKDEAFLPASLLHKRLLETAKKFGVTEMSMETVTLISHATQSRLRSMLEKVSAVAQHRADACKDEELYEQASDVRTQLKFFEQLEKIEKQRKDDEERELLMKAAKSRSRQEDPEQARLKQKAKEMQQQELAQMRQRDANLTALAAIGPRKKRKLDSPGASAGAEFPAGSSGSATGSTSSSTSSVRQTRQRVTRVNLRDLIFCLEQERTTARSMLLYKALLK, encoded by the exons ATGGCGGGCGTCCCCGATCCACTGGAAGATATGCTCTACTCCGAAGTGGACGAAAAAGCCGTCAGTGACCTTGTAGGCTCGTTAGAATCGCAGTTGGGTGGACAAAACAAGGCGGTCGGTCCTCAAGGCGACACTAGGAGACCCTCAAACACGCTAAATCCACACTTGGGTAAACTGCCGCCCGCCCAAGTAGGAACAACACTGGAGCAGCAGCGACAGCCAGAGCGAAACCAGGAGGGAAACTCTGAAGAGAACGGTCCGGGTAGGATACCAGCGTCCAGCTCTGTCCCGTCCACCTCGAACCTGACTAACACCTCTGCGAATTCGGTTGCAGTCGCGAAACGGGTGCAATATCATTCATCAAGCCCATCAACTTGTTCAAGTGACGCAGCACCTACAGACTCTCACGCCAATACAAATCACATCGCGTCTGCTGTCCGGACGGTTCCCGCCAGAATACAGACTGTGAACGGAAGCAGTGGCACGTTAAACTCTTCTGTCATCGCTTCTGCTCCTGCTTCTGTGAACGGAATTGACATTGGTTCAGGTGTAGGTAATGGTAAAAGCGACATGTCTGCTCCTACTAGTACAAATACTGCTTTTGTGCCTGCTCAGCCCAGCAGCACACTGCCACATGCGAATATGTCACTAGATAGTCAAGCAAACCCCACCATTGCACTGCACAGGCCTCCTAACACCATCACAAGTATCGTACACAACGGAGGTGACCCCAAAGTCTCAGGATTGCCCGTGCAGGGTACCGGTCTTGTGCCCACATCTGTGGCATTCACAAACACAGAGCCCAAACCTGATCTTCAAAACCAGATTAAAGCCATCGTCCCGAACAAGCTTCCCGGGACTCCCGTAGGATTGCGCCCCAGCACTCCCACTCAGATTATAGTGTCGTCCAGTCCAGTGGTGACCTCACTTCCTGTGGCAAGCACACCCTCTGTCCTTGCAAAGCCAGCAACGACTGCTCTCGTAGGACAGCCTACGACCCTGTTGAGACCCGGTACCCCCATTCAGGGGACGGCGACTGCGGTGCCCCCACAGCGTCCAGGGGCTCCTACGACCCAGCTGATCGTCAGACCGCAGCAACAAACTACCATTCAGTTACCGCCGGGATTCACCATACCTCCAG GTATGGTGCTGGTACGCACGGAGGCTGGACAGCTGGCACTGGTTCCTCAGCAGGTCCTAGCCCAGGCCAAAGCTCAGAACCAAAATAAAGGCACCCTGTCACCGAGACCTGCTACACCCACCGCTGGAACGGCTTTCAGAGTCACTACACCTGTTGCCCAG CAGAAGACAGCAGTGGTGACAATCACCTCGGCTCAGAAGCCCACCACCACAGTCATTACAGCAGGGGCCCGTGTGCAGCCTGCGCCGCAGACAGTCCTCAAGCCCTCCGTGTCCCCTCAGAGTCCCATCACCACCCCTGCTGCTGCCCCAGCTAACAGAGCCCCTGTCCTCTCTCAG GAAATGCAAGAGAATGTAAAGAAGTGCAGGAACTTCCTAGCGACGCTCATCAAACTGGCATCCCATAATTCCCCCTCGCCAGAAACATCTCGGAATGTGAAGGCACTAGTGCAGGATCTGCTG GACGCAAAAATTGAGCCTGAGGAGTTTACAAATCGCCTTCAGACGGAGTTGAAATCATCTCCTCAACCGTACCTGATCCCTTTTTTGAAG AAAAGCCTGCCTGCTCTGCGTCTGACTCTTCTGAATTCCCAGCAATCTTTAACTCAGCTGTCTCAGACTGCTACTACATCCACCCcactgtcggtgaacacaatTAAAGCTCCAGCGCCGAGCACACAGCCCACCACTGTATCTGCCATCAGACCAGCTGCTGCCCTGGCTTCCACTACAACCATG GCTGTTAAGAGGCCTGGGGTTCAGGCTACTCCGACACGGATGCCGATGGTGATTACACAGACAGTCCGTGCTCAAG GTGCTTTTGGGACACCCTTGCAAGTGAGGAGCCCCATGAGTGTGGCTGTTCAAGCCATGGCCAATCAGAAACAGAAGCTGAATGACCCCGGGGGTGGGACTTTCAG GGATGATGATGACATCAATGACGTGGCGTCCATGGCTGGTGTGAACCTGAATGAGGAGAACGCCCGTATCTTGGCCACAGGTTCAGAGCTGGTGGGCACCCAGATCCATTCCTGTAAGGACGAGGCCTTCCTTCCTGCCAGCCTGCTACACAAACGGCTCCTGGAGACTG CCAAGAAGTTCGGCGTGACAGAGATGTCAATGGAGACGGTCACTCTCATTTCTCACGCCACTCAGTCCAGGCTGCGCTCCATGCTGGAGAAAGTCTCGGCCGTTGCGCAACACCGCGCTGACGCCTGCAAA GATGAGGAGCTGTACGAGCAGGCATCAGATGTGCGGACCCAGCTGAAATTCTTTGAGCAGCTGGAGAAGATTGAGAAGCAGAGGAAAGATGATGAAGAACGGGAGCTGCTCATGAAAGCCGCAAAA AGTCGCTCGAGGCAGGAGGATCCCGAACAGGCTCGGCTTAAACAGAAAGCTAAAGAG ATGCAGCAGCAGGAACTCGCCCAGATGAGACAGCGGGATGCCAACCTCACAGCCCTAGCCGCCATCGGACCCCGCAAGAAACGCAAGCTTGACTCTCCTGGGGCCTCAGCAGGTGCAGAG TTTCCTGCAGGCTCCTCCGGATCAGCGACCGGTTCTACCTCATCCTCCACATCCTCAGTCCGGCAGACCCGGCAGCGCGTCACCCGGGTCAACCTCAGGGACTTGATCTTCTGCTTGGAGCAGGAGCGAACCACAGCCAGGTCCATGCTGCTCTACAAGGCCCTTCTGAAGTAG
- the LOC127947492 gene encoding dnaJ homolog subfamily B member 9, protein MATAQSTLMFAVCIVMITELILARKDYYDILGVPKDASERQIKKAFHKLAMKYHPDKNKSPDAETKFREIAEAYETLSDEKRRRDYDQSGYNTFSHEDMNRGGGQRFHHSFDFNYDDMFRDFDIYNQNRHARPKRHFDEHFRAHQQAHNRHKKHFQGTFDSGVLEDMFEDLEKMFAFDRHMKRTESRFQGTAKQHCRTVTQRRGNMVTTYTDCTSS, encoded by the exons ATGGCCACGGCACAGTCAACACTGATGTTCGCAGTGTGCATCGTGATGATAACTGAACTCATACTGGCCAGAAAGGACTACTATGACATCCTCGGTGTGCCAAAAGATGCTTCTGAACGTCAGATCAAAAAAGCTTTTCACAAGCTTGCCATGAAATATCACCCAGACAAGAACAAGAGCCCCGATGCTGAAACCAAATTTAGAGAGATTGCAGAAG CATATGAAACGCTATCAGATGAGAAAAGAAGGCGAGATTATGACCAATCAGGATACAATACGTTCAGCCATGAAGATATGAACAGAGGAGGAGGGCAGCGTTTTCATCATTCCTTTGATTTTAACTATGACGACATGTTCAGAGACTTTGACATATATAACCAAAACAGGCATGCTCGCCCAAAACGGCACTTTGATGAGCACTTCAGGGCCCACCAGCAAGCACACAACCGCCATAAGAAACATTTCCAGGGTACTTTTGATTCCGGAGTCTTGGAGGACATGTTTGAAGACCTGGAGAAGATGTTTGCATTTGACCGACACATGAAAAGGACTGAGAGCAGGTTTCAGGGCACAGCCAAACAGCACTGCAGAACGGTGACGCAGCGGAGAGGAAACATGGTCACCACGTACACCGACTGCACCTCATCATGA